One Clupea harengus chromosome 11, Ch_v2.0.2, whole genome shotgun sequence DNA window includes the following coding sequences:
- the gpr20 gene encoding G-protein coupled receptor 20, producing the protein MELSSSTNVSTTLCPTLTTNVSRVTREPYVNRLAHLDEGLYDDFYTLWIALVVINTLIFMVGIVLNSLALYIFCFRTKPKTTSVIYTINLAITDLLVNLSLPTRIILYYSGGKCLNCSYVHIFSYFVNMYCSILFLTSICVDRYLAIVQVEASRRWRSPNVAKVACVCIWLFAVVVTYSFLTCCLTRLFALTVFEFFLPLVIIVVFTVRIVCALANPGLMQQSRERRRRAVQLLTTVLVIFTICFTPFHVRQVLVYFHPELPHHVVAYHITVTLSSLNSCLDPVVYCFVTNNFQSTMRGFFRKAEAEQSSGDIVSMQKSSKGSGIVTGIAHSMMLMNLATPQQEQVPA; encoded by the coding sequence ATGGAGTTGTCCTCTAGCACAAACGTCTCAACAACCCTGTGTCCCACGCTCACCACTAATGTGTCCAGAGTCACCAGAGAACCCTACGTGAACCGCCTGGCCCACCTCGATGAGGGACTCTACGATGACTTCTACACCCTATGGATTGCACTGGTGGTCATCAACACCCTTATTTTCATGGTGGGAATTGTCCTCAACAGCCTTGCCCTTTATATCTTCTGTTTTCGCACCAAGCCCAAGACCACCTCTGTCATCTACACCATCAACCTGGCAATCACTGACCTCCTGGTCAACCTGTCTTTACCCACACGCATTATCCTCTACTACAGTGGTGGgaaatgtctcaactgttcctATGTGCACATCTTCAGTTACTTTGTCAATATGTACTGCAGCATCCTCTTCCTCACGAGCATCTGTGTGGACCGGTACCTGGCCATAGTGCAGGTGGAGGCCTCGCGGAGATGGCGCAGCCCTAACGTGGCCAAGGTggcgtgtgtctgcatctggCTGTTTGCTGTGGTGGTCACATACTCTTTCCTGACCTGCTGTCTGACGCGCCTCTTTGCCCTCACAGTGTTTGAGTTCTTCCTGCCGCTGGTGATCATTGTGGTGTTCACCGTGCGAATCGTGTGCGCTCTGGCCAACCCCGGCCTGATGCAGCAGAGTCGCGAGCGCAGGCGACGGGCGGTGCAGCTGCTGACGACCGTACTCGTCATCTTCACCATCTGTTTCACACCCTTCCACGTACGGCAGGTGTTGGTCTACTTTCACCCCGAATTGCCACACCATGTAGTAGCGTACCACATCACCGTCACCCTCAGCAGCCTCAACAGCTGCCTGGACCCCGTGGTCTACTGCTTTGTGACCAACAACTTCCAGTCCACGATGAGGGGGTTCTTCCGTAAGGCAGAGGCTGAGCAGAGCAGTGGGGACATTGTCAGTATGCAGAAGAGCTCCAAAGGTTCAGGCATAGTGACTGGGATtgcccacagcatgatgctgatGAACCTGGCTACACCTCAGCAAGAGCAGGTCCCGGCATAG